The stretch of DNA AATAGCTTCTGTCAGCCATTCCTCATAGATTGGTTGGCAAAAATAAGAAGCGAGCCAGCTTCTCCGCATTTTGAACATTTTCCACGCTTCAAGGAGAGCGCCGCGTGATGCTGAATATGAGGAAGTAAAATGTTTGAGCAAAAGCTCGTATGGCAACTCCAATGCCGAGCCGATTTGTCTACAAATGGAGACTACGAAAGGATCAAATGCTGCATTGTTCCGTCCGGGGTTTGTTGTAGTAACCTTTTCTCCTTCCGCCAAGGAGATGATCGCCCCTGGAGCCAATTCATAGCTCGTCTCATCATCATCATCCACACGTTCTTCATCTGGAATCCCTTGTCCGAACTGCGGCCCCTCGGTGTCTCCCGACTCAATAAATACGGTAAAAAGCGAAGAGACTAGGGCAGCCATTAATTCTGCTTCTGAATATCTGTCCAATTGCTTCAGACTTTCGATTACGGGAGACAAAACCGGAACCCCCCGCCGCTGCTCAGGTCGTTCTGATTCCATAAGATGCAAGATGTTTTGCCGGCCAGTTTTCGCACCGAACTTTTCAATCCGCGTCCATTCATTTCTCCCGAACGATTTACCAAGTGGATGATTTTTCGAAATATGGTACGCCGCTACTTCTCCAAAACTACCAAGCTCTATACCATTGACAATATTTTCTTTTGCACCTGATGGGGATGAAATTCTATCCGCTTCAATCAATTGAACGCGCAAGCCGTAAAAGTGCTGTCGATGATGTCTATATGGAAGTAAGGCAAAAACTTCTCCGGACATCAAAAAGGACAAAAAAGCAAGCTGTTGCAAACCGTAGAAATTTTGCATCTGCATTGAGTCACACATAAGTGAATCAGCCCATACGGAAAACTCACGCTCGACTTTCGTTTCCCACTCGTCTGCTTCCTCTTCGGTAATCCCTAAAAATTCATAATCCACTTGCGCATTCAGACGCAATCCTGCCCCGACTATATTTGTTCTCATTGTTTTAAGAGAGCCTGTCGCCAAAGGAGTATTCATGAACAAATCACGGGAACGTTCTCGCAATGTATCCAAGTTGTCTTCAATGTCTTCTTTTACGCTGCCGCCTTTGAAAATCCATCCGAGCATTGACTTTTTCCGTTTGCTCGCTCCGCTGTTGGAATACCCGGAATTCAAAAGCCCCAGTTGTTTACGTGCTCCGACTCGTTTTAATGCCCGCTCAGGAGATACGATGGCAACGGCTCTATCAATTGCATTCAATCATTTCACCAACTTTCACAAATCTCTCGGAACTACACGGGTAACTCGTCTGCTTCCCCTACCAGTGACCGCAGCCTCGGCTTTCACCAATTCTTTTTGCCAAAATTTAATCTGCTCGCGCACCTGCGCTAAATTGGCACGCTCAAGCCGTCGGTTGTCAATCATATAACTTTGCCCTTTAGCAATGGCCTCTTCGGCATCCAGCCAGATTTGCAGCCGCTTTTTCACTTCCGTGACTGAAAATGCCACATCGATCACAATCCTCTCGAAATCGTTTTCCTTTTTCTCCGCTTGCGTTTGGCCGCTTGTGTGAAAACACTACCGTTCAATTTGTTGTCCTTCAGATAATGCAAATCTGGGTTCAATATTCTAAGAGCAGCCGTCGCATAATTTCGCAAATCCAACGGTTCATTTCGCACACTAGACGTTCTTTTCACCCATTCATGACGGGGCTGACCATTAATGAAGCGAATTCTCTTATATTCCGAAGTGAGACCAATAAAAAAAGCCTCGTCATACCCTTTTTCCTGCTCAATCGGAAAATGGCAATAACCCGGCTTGTCCTCAAATTCATTTCTTAACCTCGAAAAGATCAAATCCTTCCCTTCATTAACGCCCAGAGTGAACAAGTGGACATTTTGACGCCCCACCTTGGAAGGTTTATTAATGTACGCAACACCTGTTCCACCTTTTCCTTTGACGGCGAATATACGACGATGTTCTCTCGCTTTACAAAAGTCATACACTTCGCTTGTATAATGGCCGCCGCTATCAATACATGTTGCAGTTACCGACATGTGGGATCCGTCATTGGATAGCCATTCCTTTTGCAGAAAGGCATCCAGTTGATTCCACACGGCCTCTTGACCCGGATCTCCATAAAAAATCTTGTAGGAAATACCCCAACTAATTTCATCGATGCCCCATCCGACCACTTCGACTTCCAACCGATCATTTTGAACGTCGACGCCAGCAGTCAAGACAAGAACGCCATCAGGAATATCGCAGTCATAGCGCTCTCTACGAGCAACCAATTTGGCGTGATCCTGTTCATTGGTGTTTTCTTCCCACGACTCCCCTAACGTCGTATTCTTCCACGTTTTAAGGTTTTCGGTTCCTTTGCGCTTCGCTTCTTTAAATTCTGCGATAATCTTGGTCCACGATTCCCAAGGGGAAGCAAGTGCGTTCATATGAAACCCGCGTTTTACAGCATCCGGCTTTCTGGCAATCCACTTTCCTGATTGCGATTTCCATTCACTTTCAATATGGTGCTCCTTACAATGCCGGCATTCCATCCCCACGGGCTCAAACCTAATTTGCGTCCATTCATATGGTTGGAATTGACCGCAGCTAGGACAGGATATGCACCATTGCTCCATCGTGCTCTCTTCATATTCAGCTTCAATTCGTGATTCATTTTTTTTTGTTGGAGTGGAGACGGATATTTTTTTCCGGTTCCAAAACGTCTTGGTACGTTTATGGGCCAAAGATAGAGGGTCTCCCTCCGTCCCTGCCGATATGGGAAAGCGATCGACTTCATCAGCGAGAACAATTCGTATTGGGCGTGATGCCAAACTAGCTGGAGAGTTTGCCCCCACTAGAGAAATATGACCGCCTGCAAACTTCTTATGCAACAACGTATTATTCCCATCTCTCGACTTTG from Bacillus sp. OxB-1 encodes:
- a CDS encoding phage portal protein, whose protein sequence is MNAIDRAVAIVSPERALKRVGARKQLGLLNSGYSNSGASKRKKSMLGWIFKGGSVKEDIEDNLDTLRERSRDLFMNTPLATGSLKTMRTNIVGAGLRLNAQVDYEFLGITEEEADEWETKVEREFSVWADSLMCDSMQMQNFYGLQQLAFLSFLMSGEVFALLPYRHHRQHFYGLRVQLIEADRISSPSGAKENIVNGIELGSFGEVAAYHISKNHPLGKSFGRNEWTRIEKFGAKTGRQNILHLMESERPEQRRGVPVLSPVIESLKQLDRYSEAELMAALVSSLFTVFIESGDTEGPQFGQGIPDEERVDDDDETSYELAPGAIISLAEGEKVTTTNPGRNNAAFDPFVVSICRQIGSALELPYELLLKHFTSSYSASRGALLEAWKMFKMRRSWLASYFCQPIYEEWLTEAILLGRIDAPGFLEDPMIRKAYATAEWNGPSQGQLDPLKEVNAAEKRVNNGFSTRAKETVELTGGDYWRNHPQRVREERMRREGGLDLAYNETLDREEVKDDED
- a CDS encoding DUF6148 family protein; this encodes MAFSVTEVKKRLQIWLDAEEAIAKGQSYMIDNRRLERANLAQVREQIKFWQKELVKAEAAVTGRGSRRVTRVVPRDL
- a CDS encoding phage terminase large subunit family protein, whose translation is MTQKQTLKLFQKAASLVAPPPKLKVSEWADQERVLSQESSAEYGKWNTDRAPYQREIMNAVNDASIEEIVVMSSAQVGKSEILNNIIGYFIDYDPSPMLLVLPTLEMAESYSKDRLASMIRDTPALSKKVSDAKSRDGNNTLLHKKFAGGHISLVGANSPASLASRPIRIVLADEVDRFPISAGTEGDPLSLAHKRTKTFWNRKKISVSTPTKKNESRIEAEYEESTMEQWCISCPSCGQFQPYEWTQIRFEPVGMECRHCKEHHIESEWKSQSGKWIARKPDAVKRGFHMNALASPWESWTKIIAEFKEAKRKGTENLKTWKNTTLGESWEENTNEQDHAKLVARRERYDCDIPDGVLVLTAGVDVQNDRLEVEVVGWGIDEISWGISYKIFYGDPGQEAVWNQLDAFLQKEWLSNDGSHMSVTATCIDSGGHYTSEVYDFCKAREHRRIFAVKGKGGTGVAYINKPSKVGRQNVHLFTLGVNEGKDLIFSRLRNEFEDKPGYCHFPIEQEKGYDEAFFIGLTSEYKRIRFINGQPRHEWVKRTSSVRNEPLDLRNYATAALRILNPDLHYLKDNKLNGSVFTQAAKRKRRKRKTISRGL